The Oxalobacter aliiformigenes nucleotide sequence AAGGGCATATGGTACTACTTGCCAGATTGCGCGAAGCCGCTGACCGGCTTCACCTGCCTGCGAACGTACTGACTTTCAACCCTCATCCACGGCAATACTTCGCGCTGAAAACCGGAACAATGGCTGACGCTCCCGCAACCATTACACCATTGCGCGAAAAAATACAGGCCCTGTCCCGCTGCCATATCGATCAGGTAATGATCGCCAGATTCAATAACACGACTGCCGACCTTTCCTCTGAAGAATTCATCGAAAAGATTCTCGTAAAAGCCCTGAACGTCAAATGGCTTATTATTGGTGAAAATTTCCGGTTCGGCAAAGGACGCACCGGAACAACAGACGAGTTGAAAAAAGCCGGAGAACGATACGGTTTCCATGTCGAGGTTCTGCCTGCGGTTAAAGATGAAAACGGACGCATTTCTTCCTCATGTATCCGGAAGGCACTTGAAGAGAGTGATTTTGAAACCGTCGCCACGCTCCTCGGCAAACCTTACGCCATTTCCGGACATGTCGTACATGGTGACAAAATCGGCCGGAATCTCGGATTTCCGACTGCCAATGTACCCATCCGGCATTACAATCCCATTCTGTCGGGTGTATTCATTACACGTGTTCACGGTTTGTCAGAAAACCCTCTTCCTTCGGTATCGATGATCGGGGTAAGACCGACCATCGAAAGCAACCGGCACATGATGCTGGAGACGCATATCCTCGATTTTGACCGCAGTTGCTACGGTTCGCTCATACAAGTCGAATTTTTGAAAAAATTGCGGGATAATCAAAAGTTTCCCGATCTGGAAACTTTGACGGCAGCTATCCAGAACGATGTCAATATCGCCAGATCGTATTTTACAAAACATAAAACACCCGTTAAAAATTGACTGAAAGACGGGCAGAAACGGTAAAATCTGTCGTCTGATCCGTTGCAACCCAAGTTAAGTGTGATAAAAATGTCTAATAAACCATCTGACCAGTCCGGTAAAAAACAGCAGGACAAAAACAAACTGGGCAAGGAATATCCGGTCAACATGCCCGATACACCATTTCCCATGAGAGGTAATCTTGCCAAACGGGAACCCGAATGGATCAAGGAATGGCAGGACAAAAAGATTTATCACCGAATCCGGAAAGCTGCCGCAGGACGTCCCCAGTTCATCCTGCACGATGGGCCTCCCTATGCCAACGGCGACATTCATATCGGTCATGCCGTCAATAAAATTCTGAAAGACATCGTCGTCAAGTCGCGCGGCCTCGCGGGTTTTGATGCCCCTTATGTTCCCGGCTGGGATTGCCACGGTATGCCGATTGAAATCCAGATTGAAAAAATGTACGGCAAGAATCTTTCGGCAACGGAAGTGCAGGCAAAAGCCCGTGCTTATGCCCGGGAA carries:
- a CDS encoding bifunctional riboflavin kinase/FAD synthetase, yielding MKVFRGFSYNSPHDPCALAIGNFDGVHKGHMVLLARLREAADRLHLPANVLTFNPHPRQYFALKTGTMADAPATITPLREKIQALSRCHIDQVMIARFNNTTADLSSEEFIEKILVKALNVKWLIIGENFRFGKGRTGTTDELKKAGERYGFHVEVLPAVKDENGRISSSCIRKALEESDFETVATLLGKPYAISGHVVHGDKIGRNLGFPTANVPIRHYNPILSGVFITRVHGLSENPLPSVSMIGVRPTIESNRHMMLETHILDFDRSCYGSLIQVEFLKKLRDNQKFPDLETLTAAIQNDVNIARSYFTKHKTPVKN